Proteins co-encoded in one Fusarium fujikuroi IMI 58289 draft genome, chromosome FFUJ_chr06 genomic window:
- a CDS encoding related to acetyl-CoA transporter encodes MTARARRPQNKPARPPLTIKTEAEDANGHGHLNGNGKMSSGVEMRRKSANPDADNVAANFIKSESFSLDDPIPKTPSLNNHGFFDLPRQDQRNFLLLVLLYFLQGIPMGLATGSVPFLLKNHMSYSEIGIFSLASYPYSLKLFWSPFVDAVWSPKIGRRKTWIVPIQFLSGFGMLWLGSHVEDMMASAGKPGGMTAFSFMLWWFFLVLMCATQDIAVDGWALTLLTPGNVSYASTAQTVGLTAGHFMSYTVFLAFNAADFANKWFRAVPSDDGLLSLGGYLKFWGWSYIIVTVGLGLLKKEDKSQNEDGVWDVYRIMWGILKLKNVQTIIIVHLIAKIGFQANDGVTNLKLLDKGFGKDNMALTVLIDFPFEIGLGYYAGMWSQKYTPMRLWCWGFVGRLVAALSAQFVVAIFPDEGVTSWYLLVVIAEHLFSTFTNTIMFVAVSAFHARVSDPVIGGTYMTLLATVCNLGGTFPRYFVLRLVDSFTVATCEPGKSDATTIKGTLIKDAFSCAVQSEKERCEAGGGTCHMIHDGYYTVNILCVLFGAATFFWYIKPKVLHLQSLPLRAWRLAPGNENKR; translated from the exons ATGACCGCCAGGGCTCGACGACCTCAAAACAAACCCGCCCGGCCGCCCCTGACGATCAAGACAGAAGCAGAGGATGCGAATGGACACGGTCATCTTAACGGCAACGGCAAAATGAGCAGCGGAGTAGAGATGCGCCGCAAGTCGGCCAACCCAGACGCCGATAACGTTGCggccaacttcatcaagagcGAGTCCTTTTCCCTCGACGATCCGATCCCAAAGACCCCTTCTCTTAACAATCATGGTTTCTTCGATCTTCCTCGACAAGACCAGAGGAACTTTCTCCTCTTGGTGCTATTATACTTCTTGCAGGGCATCCCCATGGGCTTGGCCACAGGCTCTGTGCCTTTTTTGCTGAAGAACCATATGTCATACAGCGAAATTGGTATCTTTAGTCTTGCTTCATACCCTTACTCTCTGAAGCTGTTCTGGAGTCCTTTCGTGGACGCCGTTTGGAGTCCCAAGATTGGTCGGCGCAAGACATGGATCGTCCCGATTCAGTTTCTCTCCGGCTTCGGTATGCTCTGGTTAGGATCTCATGTGGAAGATATGATGGCCTCCGCTGGTAAGCCTGGCGGCATGACAGCGTTCTCGTTCATGCTTTGGTGGTTCTTTCTCGTCCTCATGTGTGCCACCCAGGATATCGCTGTGGACGGCTGGGCGCTCACTCTTCTGACCCCTGGAAACGTGTCATACGCTTCAACTGCGCAGACTGTTGGTCTCACTGCAGGCCACTTTATGTCATACACTGTATTCCTCGCCTTCAATGCTGCCGACTTTGCCAACAAGTGGTTCAGGGCGGTTCCCTCAGATGATGGCCTTCTCTCACTGGGGGGATATCTTAAGTTTTGGGGTTGGTCATACATCATTGTCACCGTTGGACTTGGCcttttgaagaaggaggacaagTCGCAGAACGAAGATGGAGTCTGGGACGTCTACCGCATCATGTGGGgtattctcaagctcaagaacgTCCAGACCATTATCATTGTTCATCTGATTGCCAAGATTGGCTTCCAGGCTAACGACGGCGTTACAAACTTGAAGCTCCTCGACAAGGGCTTTGGCAAGGACAATATGGCACTGACAGTTCTCATCGACTTCCCATTCGAGATTGGTCTGGGCTACTATGCCGGAATGTGGTCACAAAAGTATACACCCATGCGCCTTTGGTGCTGGGGATTTGTGGGCAGacttgttgctgctctctCTGCCCAATTCGTCGTCGCTATTTTCCCCGATGAAGGAGTTACATCATGGTATCTGTTGGTGGTCATCGCTGAACACCTTTTCTCAACATTCACAAACACGATCATGTTTGTCGCTGTCTCTGCTTTCCATGCGCGAGTGTCTGACCCGGTCATTGGCGGCACTTACATGACACTCCTTGCAAC TGTTTGCAATCTGGGCGGCACATTCCCTAGATACTTCGTACTCCGGCTCGTTGACAGCTTCACTGTGGCTACGTGCGAACCTGGCAAGTCAGATGCCACGACAATCAAGGGCACACTTATCAAAGATGCATTCTCATGCGCTGTTCAGtctgagaaggagagatGTGAGGCCGGCGGCGGAACATGCCACATGATCCACGACGGATACTATACAGTGAACATATTATGTGTCCTGTTTGGTGCTgcaaccttcttctggtacATCAAGCCAAAGGTGTTGCACCTTCAGAGTCTACCTCTGCGGGCATGGAGATTAGCACCGGGAAACGAGAACAAGCGATAG